The genomic segment AGTTCACGATAAAGAATAACGCGAATTTTCTGCCGTTCTCCACCATATCCTCGATCGTATTCTTAGAGAAATAATAGGAAGCGATAAAGCAGATCGCGAGTAATATTCCATAATCGTAATTCGAGAAGGATTTCACGGATTGGATTCCGTTGGGCACCCAGAATACGAGAGCTTTCATCATGGACCAAGCCTTCTCCATAGTTTCCGCACGGAACATGATGAATCCGAAAGAAAGGAAGAACATCGTCAAGATTCTTGCAAAAATATCGTAAGGACGTCCTCCCTTTTCGTTGATCCAGGCTGCGAATCTGGTTTTGGAATATTCCCTGTGGAATCCCAACATCACTCCCTGCCAAATCCCCCAACCGACGAAATGATAGGCGGCTCCGTGCCAAACGCCCGCGAATAACCAGGTAATGAAAAGATTTCGATATCCTTTTAAAACGGAAACTCTCGAACCGCCCAGCGGAATATAGATATAATCTCGGATCCAAGTGGAGAAGGAGATATGCCAACGAGACCAATGGTCCGCGATATTTCTTGCCACCATCGGAAAATTGAAGTTCGGATCGAATTTATAACCGAATAATCTCGCCACTCCGATCGCAATGTCCGTATAACCCGCAAAGTCGAAATAGATCTGCCAACCGAAGGCCATGGCGCCGACCCAAATCTCCACGGGGTTTAGAATGGCATAATTGGAGAAAGTAGTATCCACCACCTTAGCTAGATTGTCCGCGAATACTATCTTTCGAGTAAAACCCATTAGGATTTGGGCGAAAGCGATTTCTACATCCTTTGCGGTCACAGTAGGAGGGTGGTCCAGGTCTCTAAAGAAGGTATGGGCTCGAACGATCGGACCCGCTACTAGCTGCGGGAAAAAAGAAACGTATAACGCGAAGTCCAGAAAGGAAGTCCTCGCCTCTAGATTTCTTCTGTATACGTCTATGGTGTAACTCATAGATTGGAAGGTATAAAAGGAAATACCTACCGGAAGAATGATCTTCAGGTGTTCTATCTTCAGAGTTCCTACGAAGAATATATCAGACACCACGTCCAAAATGAAGTTCGTATATTTGAAATAAGCGAGAATGCCTAGGTTTGTGAGCAAGGACGCGACTAAGCAGAGTTTTCGGAACTTGTCGCTTGCGCCTTCGCGACTCATAATCAGAGCCGCGAAATAATCCACAATCATCGAAACGATGAGTATGATGATATATAGATTGATTTGAAAATCGCAGAAGGACTTATCGATCCAATATTCGTACCAGGTCCCCGTACGAAACTCGGAACAATCGATGGTTTTAGGATGCCAGGCGTTATAAAAGTAAAGACTGGCTAAAAGTAGGAAGACTCTTCTATAAGTTCCTTTTAGGATCTTTGCCAGTATCAAAACGATCGGCAAAAACACCATAAAATGGGCTGAATTAAACAGCATTCGTTCGCTTTTCCTCGGCTCCTGTGCAGTTTTCTGGACCGAGAGAAACCCACAAGCGTTTTCTTAACCGCCTTCCAAGGCGAATTTTATTCATCTCTGTAGACCTTTTCCGGAGTGATATCCTTATATTTGTCCTCAATACCTTCCATAAAACTTGCTTTAGTATGTTGAGAACGGGGGTATGTGGAGAAACTGAAATTGACTATGAAGAGTAATAATACGTAACCTAGAAGTAGTGAATGAGTCAAGGAGCGGATTCCGGAGCGTAAAGAATCCGTTCTAAGAGAATCCAAAATCAAGCCTGCGAATATCAATAGCCCGATGACGGAAGAGACCCAGAACTCGAAAAAATATCCTTCCCACCAAGTATAGAAAACGAAGGAAGGAATTAGCCAAAAGAAAAGTAGAACGATCTCGATTTTGTAGGACCTCCAAAGTCGGATCGAATTTAAAAGCCCCAGCCCCAAAACCCCGAGCCAGAAGAATAGATTCAAATTATAGGGTAAGAATTTCAATTCGAAGGGTCGGTTCGGATCCACTCTGAGTTGATTTCGGACTCCTTCGAAATTCAAGAATGCGTCTCCGATTCCACGATAGAAATTCATCACATAATTTTTCGCTTCGGCGGAGGCCCCCCATCTTTCCTGGGATGCGTAGAGAAAAAGCCAATGTGCGAAATTTCTTTCGCTTTCGATTCCGGCGGTAAGATTTCTCTCTAATATGATAAAGCCCACATAAAGATAAGAAACGGTAAGAATCAGCACGACCCAGAATAGGTATAACAGAACTAATTTTAGTTTATGCGAAAATTCGAATTTTTTACCTCTCCACTTCTCGGAAAGAAGAACGGAGATAGGAACGAAACTTAAAAATATGGTGTCCGATTGGTGGAAGTAAATATTCCAAACTTGTAGGAAGCCCGCGATGTATAGCAGCCCCGGAGACCAACCGTTTTTGCAATTCCATACGCAAAATAGGTACAACGCGGCGGTAAGGCAGGAATGGATAAGAGGAGTATCGTTGTGTTGAGCATAGAACCAGAATCCCTGGCTGAAATGTACGGCAAAACCTATAAGAATCGCACCGATTATATCTCCGTATAATCTCCAGTGAGCGAACATCAGAACTAAGATAAAAAGACAAGCGGTGCCGAGTATTCTCAATCTAAGCCCGAACATAGCCGAGTCCGGACCGTGAATCCATTTCCAAAATTTCAGATACAATAATCCGGTACTCTCGAAACCTATATGGTGAGGATTAAAGAATACCTTCCATTGTTTGTCGGTGAGTATATTATGAGTGTATACTACCGAGTCCCAATCGTATAATCGGGAAAGAAATCTTAGATCGAAAAGAAATAATGCGCCCGTTATGCAGACTAGAAAAAGAAAGCCGATCCATAGACTCCGAGATCGGAAAATATTTCCAACCTTAGCGAGAAATAATACGCTTTCGAAAGAGCGCTTTAGCATTTATTCCGAATCGAAAAGAGGATTTAAAAAGGAAACGTTGGATTTGGAAAAAAAGAAAGGAGACTCGGCTACGATGGAAGTCCCGGCATCCGATAGATTCGTGAAGAATACCAATCTTTCGAATCCTAGAATTCTACGGAAAAAACCGTTCTTGTGTAGGATTTGTATTCCCGGTTGGTTCGGATTCCATCTCACCGTTTCTTTTCCGGACCAGGACCATTTGGATAAAACCAATTTTTCTCCTTCCCATTTCAGATTGTGAAACAGAGAGGTGCGCAAAAACCGTAGTAGATCCAGAAAGAACGCGAAACTGATATAGCAGACTATCGCTAGTGAGGAATATTCGTAGAGCCTTTTGTCCGTTAGGAAAGAAAGTTTCAGTACTTTGGTAATCTGCAATAGTTCCACGAATTTGGAGATCCAAACCGCAACGAAATCCTTCACGGGGAAAAAATACCAAACGGAAACCGCGTAAATTAGAATCGCTAAAACGGGAGGAATATAATTCTTTTTTAATTCTCCCCCGGAAGCTTTGCGTCGTTTTATGCCGGACGGATTCGGAGCCCAATCCCACCAGGAAGTCGTTGTTTTGGATTTGATTGCGGACATGGATCCCCCCGGATTTACTCTTTTCTTTTTCTGTTTTTCCAAAGCTCGACTAGATAGGATTCCACTTCCTTTGCTGTGGAGTCCCAAGACCATTCTCTATAGGACGGTTTTCTACCCGAAAGACGTTTTTTGCCGGCGAGGGAGAATGCATTCTTCCAACCCTCCACGTTCTTCGGTTCCACGAAACTATCCGTCAACGCATCCAAGACCTCGTGGAAAACGGGAATATCTGATGCGATACAAGGTTTGTTTTCCCGAATCGCCTCTAGAAGAGGTAAACCGAATCCTTCATGCAGGGAAGGAAAAACGAAGTAGGAACAATTCTTATAAAGCCAGCCTAGCTGCGAATCGTTTGGATTCTCCAAAAAGTAGACTCCTTCTTTTTCTAGGGAGCCGTCCTTTAGCTGAGCGGTCAGACCCTCCGATTTCCATCCTAGTCTTCCTGCAAGGACTAAAGGGTAGGGAAAATTCGGCTCTTCTTTCTTCAATTCTCTATACGCCTCCACGATCGTGGAGAGATTTTTTCTAGGCTCGAGAGTTCCTACGGAAAATAGAAAGTGGGAAGGCAATTGTTTGGAAGGCGCTGAGATCGTCGAGAAACCCTGGGCCCCGGGATACACCACTTTCAATTTGGGAGAAAGGTCCGGTAGGAAATCTAGGATATCCTTCTTCGTGTTTTCGGAAAGACAGAACACTGTATCCGCTTTTTTTAAAGTAAGCGGGGAAAGAAAGCGGTGCTGCCAATAATTGGCCGTGGTCATAGTCTCCGGAGCGGATCGGAAATTAAGATCGTGGTAATTTACGGCGGTCGGAATCTTTAGACCGACCACAGGTAGTAATTGGATGGTCCCCCAGAAGATATCTATTCTATGTTTTTTAAGAATGGAAGGAAGGGTAAAATTCAACCAAAGGAATCCGGGCAATTTGCTGGGAAGAAATACCGGTACGGAACGTATGAGTTCCTGGAATACCGGATGGATCGGTTTATTGGAATATAGATAGTATTCCAAGGGAGAATCGGGACGAACCAACCTCTGCAGTACTTCCGCCAAGTATCTGGAATTTCCCGTGATACCGTAGGCGAGGGGACGAGCGTCCACCGCGACTCTAGGTTTGTATTTCAAGCGATCCTTTTTCAACATCTGCCGGATTTCCCTAGCCGGATTCTTTCTCGTCCAGGAAGAAGAGACAAGCATATTGTATGAGGGAAATATAAAGTAAGAAAGAAACCATCAGTAGGGCATCTTCGACAGCGCCTCCGATGATGCTTCTGTGTAAAATTAATACTAAAACGGCAAGAAGGATGTAAACGGCGGCGGCTTTATTCCGAGAGAATCCTTTTCTCCATTCTTTCCAAGAAGGAAGAACGTTCTCGCTCCGAGGCCAGATCTTGGAAACTGCGAAAGCCGTCGGGAAAAGTAGAAAAACGAAAGCGTGGATCCAGGAAATCCCGCTGAAAATCACCGAGAAGAAGAATAGTCCGGATAAAACGAACGCATCCGAGGCTCCTTTAAAGGAGCGATATAGATAGGGTGCGCTGATCCCCAAGGTTAGAGCCGCCGCAATTGCTTTTACTTGGGTTACGGTTAAGGATAAGAAAGGCATTCCGAATTTGCTCTGATTCAGTAGATCCGCGTACGAAAGGAAATATTTAGAAAGAGTGGAATTCAGACTCTGGTTGTTTTTCCAGGCTCGTAGTGCCGGAGATTGGAGATACTTCTCTAAGACGAGATTGTACCAGGTCTCGTTCATTCTAAGGGTGAATTCCGGATCTAAAACTGCCGGTAGGGCGACCCAAGCGATTCCGAAAAGTAGAGTATAAACGATCACTAAATAACGTTTTTTGAATAAGAAATAAAATAAGAAAGCCGCGGGGGTGATTTTGATTACGATCGCCAGAGATAGAAGCGCCCCGGAGGCCCAATCTTTCTGCGTCATGACCGAAGCCAGGATCAGGAAGAGAAGAATAAAACCTACTTGGTTATTGTTTTGGTGATTCTCCAGAAAACGAAGACAAAGAAGAAGAACGGCGGATAGGAAGAGATAATTCTTCTCCTTTCCGAAAAACCCTGCGATCAGAAATAGACTGAGTCCGAGAGCTATACAGTTGATCGTAAAAAAGATGGAAGACGCGGTAGCGAAATCGAAGAGAGTCAAAGGAATCAGGAGAAAGGCGAAAGTAGGAGGATAAATATAGGATCCTACATTATCGATTCTCGCCTTCAGGCTCAAGAATACGGACGGTTCGAAGATCTGCTCTATCTTTAGCTTTCCTGACTCGAAATCCTTTACGACCTCGGAAAGAGCGTCCAGGCTATAGAGATCCTTGCCTTGGATGAAGTTTTGAGCGGCTAGATAATAGTCGGAAAAATCGGACGACTGCTCCGTTCTGCTGATGCCGTTCGCATAAAGGAGAGCTAAAATCAGAATGAATAGCAGAAGGGGGCCTTGCCTTTTCAGGTCGATCCGCATTCAGGTACTCTTTTCGAAAAGGCCGAAAAAGCCAATCAAATAAATTCATTCCTCCAGAAGGGTGTAGGGAGAGTAAAAATCGGTTCCCGTCGGAAAGCCCGGGTTTTCATTGGAAGAATGAAAATCTCGGATCTTTCCGAATTCGATTTCGAGCTCCCGGAAGAATTGATCGCAAAATTTCCGGCACCGGAAAGGGACCGCAGCCGTCTTCTTTGCATCGGAAGAACCCACTCCTTTCTAACGGAAGAGAAGGAGTTCCTAGAAATTCGGAAGTATCTCCGAAAAGGAGACGTACTCGTCGCTAATTCCACTCGGGTATCCAAACGCAGAGTGTTTTTAAGAACCAAGACGGGTAGAAGACATGAGGCCCTTTTTCTTTCCGAGCTGGAACCCGGGATTTGGAAAGCCCTAGTACGTAATTCTAAAAAGTTAAAACCCGAAGAGATGTTACAGGACGAGGTCGCCGCAGGATTCTCTTTTAAATTAGTGGGAAGATCGGAGGAGTTTTCCTTGCTCCAAGCGGGTCCGG from the Leptospira wolffii serovar Khorat str. Khorat-H2 genome contains:
- a CDS encoding MBOAT family O-acyltransferase, translated to MLFNSAHFMVFLPIVLILAKILKGTYRRVFLLLASLYFYNAWHPKTIDCSEFRTGTWYEYWIDKSFCDFQINLYIIILIVSMIVDYFAALIMSREGASDKFRKLCLVASLLTNLGILAYFKYTNFILDVVSDIFFVGTLKIEHLKIILPVGISFYTFQSMSYTIDVYRRNLEARTSFLDFALYVSFFPQLVAGPIVRAHTFFRDLDHPPTVTAKDVEIAFAQILMGFTRKIVFADNLAKVVDTTFSNYAILNPVEIWVGAMAFGWQIYFDFAGYTDIAIGVARLFGYKFDPNFNFPMVARNIADHWSRWHISFSTWIRDYIYIPLGGSRVSVLKGYRNLFITWLFAGVWHGAAYHFVGWGIWQGVMLGFHREYSKTRFAAWINEKGGRPYDIFARILTMFFLSFGFIMFRAETMEKAWSMMKALVFWVPNGIQSVKSFSNYDYGILLAICFIASYYFSKNTIEDMVENGRKFALFFIVNFFLILFFGAGGNNFLYFDF
- a CDS encoding glycosyltransferase family 87 protein is translated as MRIDLKRQGPLLLFILILALLYANGISRTEQSSDFSDYYLAAQNFIQGKDLYSLDALSEVVKDFESGKLKIEQIFEPSVFLSLKARIDNVGSYIYPPTFAFLLIPLTLFDFATASSIFFTINCIALGLSLFLIAGFFGKEKNYLFLSAVLLLCLRFLENHQNNNQVGFILLFLILASVMTQKDWASGALLSLAIVIKITPAAFLFYFLFKKRYLVIVYTLLFGIAWVALPAVLDPEFTLRMNETWYNLVLEKYLQSPALRAWKNNQSLNSTLSKYFLSYADLLNQSKFGMPFLSLTVTQVKAIAAALTLGISAPYLYRSFKGASDAFVLSGLFFFSVIFSGISWIHAFVFLLFPTAFAVSKIWPRSENVLPSWKEWRKGFSRNKAAAVYILLAVLVLILHRSIIGGAVEDALLMVSFLLYISLIQYACLFFLDEKESG
- a CDS encoding glycosyltransferase family 4 protein, with translation MLKKDRLKYKPRVAVDARPLAYGITGNSRYLAEVLQRLVRPDSPLEYYLYSNKPIHPVFQELIRSVPVFLPSKLPGFLWLNFTLPSILKKHRIDIFWGTIQLLPVVGLKIPTAVNYHDLNFRSAPETMTTANYWQHRFLSPLTLKKADTVFCLSENTKKDILDFLPDLSPKLKVVYPGAQGFSTISAPSKQLPSHFLFSVGTLEPRKNLSTIVEAYRELKKEEPNFPYPLVLAGRLGWKSEGLTAQLKDGSLEKEGVYFLENPNDSQLGWLYKNCSYFVFPSLHEGFGLPLLEAIRENKPCIASDIPVFHEVLDALTDSFVEPKNVEGWKNAFSLAGKKRLSGRKPSYREWSWDSTAKEVESYLVELWKNRKRKE
- a CDS encoding LIC20162 family protein, producing MSAIKSKTTTSWWDWAPNPSGIKRRKASGGELKKNYIPPVLAILIYAVSVWYFFPVKDFVAVWISKFVELLQITKVLKLSFLTDKRLYEYSSLAIVCYISFAFFLDLLRFLRTSLFHNLKWEGEKLVLSKWSWSGKETVRWNPNQPGIQILHKNGFFRRILGFERLVFFTNLSDAGTSIVAESPFFFSKSNVSFLNPLFDSE